From Spodoptera frugiperda isolate SF20-4 chromosome 27, AGI-APGP_CSIRO_Sfru_2.0, whole genome shotgun sequence, a single genomic window includes:
- the LOC118263280 gene encoding laminin subunit beta-1, whose product MALRALFIFSALIAGGAAVYSRERDRLRADPRLYDRSCELSSCYPATGNLLIGRESRLFASSTCGGMGRERYCIVSHLEPKKCFWCDSTNSTIHNPYLNHRIQNIIYKYYPGTRTKSWWQSENGKENVTVQLNMEAEFHLTHLIIQFKTFRPAAMLVERSFDFGKTWRVYRYFAHNCDDYFPGVPKHTQRSLTEVVCESRYSGVSPSTEGEVIFRVLPPNINVTNPYSEEVQNLLRMTNLRINFTKLHTLGDDKLDNRAEIQEKYYYSIYEMTVRGSCSCYGHASRCLPMPGVESKNNMVHGRCECTHNTRGLNCEYCEDFYNDLPWQPAVGKTSNACKRCTCNNHATTCHFDPAVYNKTGKISGGVCDNCQHNTMGVNCERCKPKFYKDPNLDIQSPDICKACDCDPEGTTDKEILCDDETDAANNKTAGRCLCKTNVDGPRCDRCRDGFWNFDPLNPDGCESCTCNSLGTINERGCDALTGNCFCKRHVTGRNCDQCLPEFYGLSNSDDGCQPCDCDYGGSLDRDCDVITGQCKCRPHVSGRRCDQPIQNFFIGALDSIVIEGESSQCDSQIDDNAIAIQNQLCHVVIRENYPDDRKETWTGPGFMKLPESSTLVFVINNIQKSMNYNVLIRYEPQSPINWEEATILVKRPLPIDADSPCANVTPEDDTINTYLPSNQRSVLVTPAVCLEKGKETEIRIYLGRQDSRLPNSRASILIDSIVLIPSFDDLPFLAPNSSMREEFERFNCGDPYYYDLNRENVPEICKKYHASIGFYIRNGSQSCQCDPTGSKSHQCDQYTGYCQCVENIVGARCDRCAPGTYGFSKFGCKRCDCNSIGSLDNFCDATSGQCKCRANTYGRACDLCQPGYFNFPNCQQCDCNGHAVECDDKTGACKECRDYTEGHRCERCIEGYYGDPRLGIDIPCRPCPCPGTIGDPNKSSHADRCELDPESKDVVCECKEGYAGPLCDVCADNYYGDPIKGTCEQCECNENTDVTKPGNCDPYTGKCLQCLHNTAGEHCEKCAEGYYGNALEKTCYPCNCSELGTNFTIGNCDGVTGQCPCFKNVMGINCDQCTENHWRIALGTGCDPCECDPVGSLSPQCNPYIGKCDCKPGHGGRQCDQCQENHWGVPSIECYECDCDLYGSVSRQCMRTNGSCICKPGIGGYKCDTCARGYLGEAPRCYACGECFDNWDRLINDLRIQTEYAIGNASKIKVVGATGAYTRDFEEMTKKLSEVENMLESAKQGQTTVKDLLSNVTSLQNLLSEAEEKVKNSNENLNALTSKINLGNVTLEGLRTSIETLKGKTTDLGNNATKLQEANLEGALNLTREAKQRAVKAADDADDVQTIIANTDRQIKNTDRLIEMQYTNFNNTQNENDKKLNDIRDQLSQLESQMPKLNEKMCGQESDSCDICGGAGCGKCGGISCDQGAVTKAEQALDFANKTEFRIKEHELTAEDLFKLISQVKQDTVDVRSRAKDLYSRAFEFKTSAERVTNESQDLTAELKEFLSNTSNTPADVRTLANDILNLSISIQPKEITELSQRINSSVSQLTDIENIIAETKPDLERAKALKLNATTVNKAANLTLEMANKVLDALDEAQAAQDAAENAINKANSDIEGVKNDLVPIATETEQAQKQANQTKDEVEGLRLRLSDLQKDILKIESDAEQVKQEASDVVSRAEGAEQSARLLRQDFKRTNMSLAERASQTSNSRERAQMLLKRATKLASDTQTQLKLLANMEVLYNDHNEQLNTLEKEIGELNTQMNYYLSEITKRSDYYRSCTT is encoded by the coding sequence ATGGCTCTGCGCGCTTTGTTTATCTTTTCGGCGCTTATCGCCGGCGGCGCCGCGGTATACAGCAGGGAACGCGACCGCCTCCGCGCTGACCCCCGCCTATACGACCGTTCATGTGAATTAAGCTCCTGCTACCCAGCCACAGGCAACCTGCTTATTGGCCGTGAATCGAGACTCTTTGCATCCTCCACGTGCGGAGGCATGGGACGTGAACGTTACTGCATCGTATCGCATTTAGAACCGAAGAAATGTTTTTGGTGTGACTCAACCAATAGCACGATTCACAACCCTTATCTTAACCACCGAATTCAGAACATCATCTATAAATACTACCCGGGCACACGAACAAAGTCCTGGTGGCAATCTGAAAATGGAAAAGAAAATGTGACAGTACAACTTAACATGGAAGCCGAATTTCATCTTACACATTTGATTATACAGTTCAAAACATTTCGGCCTGCTGCTATGTTAGTGGAAAGATCTTTTGACTTCGGAAAAACATGGCGAGTTTATCGTTACTTTGCCCACAACTGCGACGATTACTTCCCAGGCGTACCCAAGCACACGCAGCGATCTTTGACGGAAGTGGTTTGTGAATCTCGTTACTCTGGTGTATCTCCATCTACGGAAGGTGAAGTGATATTTAGAGTGTTGCCGCCCAATATTAATGTGACCAATCCATACTCAGAGGAAGTGCAAAACCTGTTGCGTATGACCAATCTTAGAATAAACTTTACTAAACTACACACACTGGGAGATGATAAACTGGACAACAGAGCAGAAATTCAAGAGAAGTATTACTATTCAATTTATGAAATGACAGTTAGAGGTTCATGTTCCTGTTACGGTCACGCATCCCGTTGTTTACCTATGCCCGGAGTGGAGTCAAAGAACAATATGGTACACGGACGCTGTGAATGTACTCATAACACCCGAGGACTGAACTGTGAATACTGCGAGGACTTTTATAATGATTTACCGTGGCAACCGGCGGTTGGTAAAACTTCTAATGCTTGCAAGCGGTGTACATGTAACAATCATGCAACAACTTGTCATTTCGATCCTGCTGTGTACAACAAAACTGGTAAAATTAGTGGAGGCGTTTGTGATAACTGTCAACATAACACAATGGGTGTCAATTGTGAACGGTGTAAACCTAAGTTTTATAAGGACCCTAACTTAGATATTCAGAGCCCAGACATATGTAAAGCATGTGATTGTGACCCAGAGGGTACTACAGATAAAGAAATACTTTGTGATGATGAGACAGATGCCGCTAACAACAAAACTGCCGGTCGTTGCCTCTGTAAAACCAACGTCGACGGACCCAGGTGTGATAGATGTCGCGATGGATTTTGGAACTTCGATCCGCTTAATCCTGATGGATGTGAATCTTGTACTTGTAACAGCTTAGGTACAATTAATGAAAGAGGATGCGACGCACTAACTGGAAACTGTTTCTGTAAACGTCATGTTACTGGAAGAAATTGTGATCAGTGTTTGCCAGAATTTTACGGTTTGTCTAATAGTGATGATGGTTGTCAACCTTGTGACTGCGACTATGGTGGTTCATTGGACCGGGACTGTGATGTGATAACAGGACAATGTAAATGTCGGCCACATGTTTCTGGTCGTCGTTGTGATCAGCCTATACAAAACTTCTTTATCGGAGCCCTCGACTCCATTGTAATTGAAGGAGAATCGAGTCAATGCGATTCCCAAATTGATGATAATGCTATTGCTATTCAAAATCAGTTATGTCATGTTGTAATAAGAGAAAATTATCCAGATGATAGGAAAGAAACCTGGACTGGTCCTGGTTTTATGAAACTTCCTGAAAGTAGTACACttgtatttgttataaataatattcaaaagaGTATGAATTACAATGTGTTAATTAGGTACGAGCCACAATCACCTATAAACTGGGAAGAAGCAACAATATTAGTGAAAAGACCATTACCTATCGATGCAGACTCTCCGTGCGCTAATGTGACACCTGAAGACGAcactataaatacttatttgcCATCTAATCAACGCAGCGTATTGGTGACACCAGCCGTATGTTTGGAGAAAGGCAAGGAAACTGAAATTCGCATATATTTAGGACGTCAAGATAGCCGTTTGCCCAATTCGAGAGCTTCGATATTAATCGATTCCATAGTTCTTATACCTTCCTTCGATGACCTTCCGTTTTTGGCACCTAATAGCTCAATGAGAGAAGAATTTGAACGGTTTAATTGTGGTGATCCGTATTATTACGACCTTAATAGAGAAAATGTTCCTGAAATCTGTAAGAAATATCATGCGAGCATTGGATTCTATATAAGAAACGGATCTCAATCTTGTCAGTGTGATCCTACAGGGTCTAAGAGTCATCAGTGCGACCAATATACTGGTTACTGTCAATGTGTAGAAAATATTGTTGGAGCAAGATGCGACCGCTGCGCTCCTGGAACGTATGGTTTCAGTAAATTCGGATGCAAACGGTGTGACTGTAACAGTATAGGTTCGCTTGATAACTTTTGTGATGCAACTAGTGGACAATGTAAATGTAGAGCCAATACTTATGGGCGAGCATGTGACTTATGTCAGCCAGGATACTTCAACTTCCCCAACTGTCAGCAATGTGACTGCAATGGACACGCTGTTGAATGTGATGATAAAACGGGAGCTTGCAAAGAATGTAGAGACTACACAGAAGGACATCGTTGTGAAAGATGTATTGAAGGATATTACGGTGATCCTCGCCTAGGTATCGACATACCTTGTAGACCTTGCCCTTGCCCTGGAACAATCGGAGATCCAAACAAGAGTAGTCACGCAGACCGTTGTGAGTTAGACCCCGAATCAAAGGATGTTGTGTGTGAATGTAAAGAAGGCTATGCCGGGCCACTTTGCGACGTATGTGCAGACAATTACTATGGAGATCCAATTAAAGGCACTTGTGAACAGTGCGAATGTAACGAAAATACCGATGTCACTAAACCTGGCAATTGCGATCCGTACACCGGTAAATGTCTACAGTGTCTACATAATACAGCTGGTGAACATTGTGAGAAATGCGCTGAGGGATACTACGGTAATGCATTAGAAAAGACATGTTACCCATGTAACTGCTCTGAATTGGGAACGAACTTCACAATAGGAAATTGTGATGGTGTTACCGGTCAGTGTCCTTGCTTCAAGAACGTCATGGGTATCAATTGCGATCAATGTACAGAAAACCATTGGAGAATAGCTTTAGGAACAGGCTGCGATCCTTGTGAATGTGATCCCGTAGGGTCATTATCACCACAGTGTAATCCTTACATAGGAAAATGTGATTGTAAACCAGGCCATGGAGGTAGACAATGTGACCAATGTCAAGAAAATCATTGGGGAGTCCCGAGTATTGAATGTTATGAGTGCGATTGTGACTTGTACGGTTCTGTGTCTCGCCAATGTATGCGGACGAATGGCTCATGCATATGCAAACCAGGCATCGGAGGATATAAATGCGATACGTGTGCTAGAGGATACTTAGGAGAAGCCCCAAGATGTTATGCTTGCGGCGAATGCTTCGATAACTGGGATCGATTAATCAACGACTTACGTATTCAAACAGAGTACGCTATTGGCAATGCCAGTAAAATCAAAGTAGTTGGTGCTACTGGCGCTTACACCAGAGATTTTGAGGAAATGACCAAAAAGCTGTCAGAAGTAGAAAATATGTTGGAGAGTGCAAAACAAGGTCAAACTACGGTTAAAGATTTATTGTCTAATGTAACTAGTTTACAAAACTTATTATCAGAGGCTGAGGAGAAAGTCAAAAATAGTAACGAAAATCTAAATGCACTTACATCCAAAATCAATCTTGGTAATGTTACATTAGAAGGTCTACGAACCAGTATAGAAACTTTGAAGGGAAAAACAACCGACTTAGGGAATAATGCAACAAAATTACAAGAAGCTAATTTAGAAGGCGCTCTTAATTTGACTCGTGAAGCTAAACAAAGAGCTGTTAAGGCTGCTGATGATGCAGATGATGTGCAAACAATAATAGCAAATACTGATcgccaaattaaaaatactgatAGACTTATTGAAATGCAATATACCAACTTTAATAACActcaaaatgaaaatgataaaaaactTAATGATATTCGAGACCAACTGTCACAACTCGAATCTCAAATGccaaaattgaatgaaaaaatgTGTGGCCAGGAAAGCGATAGCTGTGATATTTGTGGCGGGGCTGGATGTGGCAAATGTGGTGGCATATCTTGTGACCAAGGAGCTGTCACTAAAGCAGAACAAGCTTTAGATTTCGCCAATAAGACCGAATTTCGTATAAAAGAACATGAACTCACAGCTGAGGATCTTTTCAAGTTAATATCTCAAGTGAAACAAGATACCGTTGATGTTAGATCAAGAGCAAAGGATTTGTACAGCAGAGCGTTTGAGTTTAAGACATCAGCGGAGAGAGTTACAAATGAAAGCCAAGACTTAACAGCTGAATTAAAAGAATTTTTGTCCAATACTTCAAATACTCCAGCTGATGTCAGAACTCTAGCTAATGACATACTTAACTTGTCCATCAGTATACAACCAAAAGAAATAACTGAACTGTCTCAGCGTATTAATTCTTCAGTATCGCAGTTAACAGACATCGAGAATATTATTGCGGAAACTAAACCAGACTTAGAGCGAGCTAAGGCTTTGAAATTAAATGCTACCACAGTAAACAAAGCAGCCAATTTGACTTTAGAAATGGCAAATAAAGTTTTAGATGCCCTGGATGAAGCACAAGCTGCCCAAGACGCCGCAGAGAATGCCATTAATAAAGCCAACAGTGACATCGAAGGAGTCAAAAATGATTTAGTTCCCATAGCTACGGAAACCGAACAGGCGCAGAAACAAGCTAACCAGACTAAAGATGAAGTAGAAGGCTTACGTTTACGACTTTCCGACCTACAAAAAGATATATTGAAGATAGAAAGTGACGCAGAACAAGTTAAACAAGAGGCTAGTGACGTCGTTAGTCGGGCAGAAGGTGCTGAGCAATCAGCTCGGTTATTGAGACAAGATTTCAAACGCACTAACATGTCGCTAGCTGAACGTGCAAGTCAAACTTCAAACTCAAGAGAAAGAGCGCAAATGTTACTAAAGCGTGCAACTAAGCTCGCTAGTGACACTCAAACACAGCTTAAACTTCTAGCTAACATGGAAGTATTATACAACGATCACAATGAACAGTTAAATACATTAGAAAAGGAAATCGGTGAACTCAATACACAAATGAACTACTACCTGTCTGAAATTACAAAACGATCGGATTACTACAGGTCTTGTACGACGTAG